Proteins encoded together in one Miscanthus floridulus cultivar M001 chromosome 16, ASM1932011v1, whole genome shotgun sequence window:
- the LOC136514109 gene encoding pentatricopeptide repeat-containing protein At5g39680-like, with product MARPCGAALQRHAAVAVLRAAAAAGDLSKGKALHARLITAGHFDVVLHNNLISFYAKCGRLGLARKVFDAMPFRNAVSGNLLMSGYASSGCHKDSLALLRVVDFGLNEYVLSAAVSATANVRSYDMGRQCHGYAVKAGLAEQRYVFNAVLYMYCQCAHMEDAAKVFENVSGFDAFAFNSMINGFLDRGQLDGSFGIVRSMTGEVEKWDYVSYVAVLGHCASMKDFVLGIQVHAQALKKRLELNVYLGSALVDMYGKCDHAHDANRAFEVLPEKNVVSWTAVMTAYNQNELYEDALQLFLDMEMEGVQPNEFTYAVALNSCAGLAALRTGNTLSACVMKSGHWDHLLVGNGLMNMYSKSGSIEDAHRVFISMPLRDVVSWNLMITGYAHHGLAREAMEAFHSMLSAAVVPSYVTFVGVLSACAQLGLVDEAFYYLNTMMKEVGITPGKEHYTCMVGLLCRVGRLDEAERFIVNNCIGTDVVAWRSLLSSCQVYKNYGLGHRVAEQILQLEPNDIGTYVLLSNMCAKANRWDGVVKVRKHMRERGVRKPPGVSWIHVGSDVHVFTSEEKVHPQMDQITEKLEELIDQIKAIGYVPNFAVVLHDIEDEQKEEHLMYHSEKLALAFGLLHTPKGATIHIMKNLRICDDCHVAIKLISVVTSRKIVVRDAVRFHCIEGGVCSCNDYW from the coding sequence ATGGCCAGACCCTGCGGCGCCGCGCTCCAGCGGCACGCGGCAGTGGCCGTCCTTCGCGCGGCGGCCGCCGCTGGCGACCTGTCCAAGGGAAAGGCGCTCCACGCCCGGCTCATCACAGCCGGTCATTTCGACGTCGTCCTGCACAACAACCTCATCTCTTTCTACGCCAAATGCGGTCGGCTCGGGCTCGCCCGCAAGGTGTTCGACGCAATGCCCTTCCGGAACGCCGTCTCCGGAAACCTCCTCATGTCCGGATACGCTTCCTCGGGGTGCCATAAGGACTCGCTCGCGCTGCTCAGGGTGGTCGACTTTGGCCTGAACGAGTACGTTCTGTCAGCGGCGGTGTCCGCAACCGCCAATGTCAGGAGCTATGACATGGGGAGGCAGTGCCATGGGTATGCTGTTAAGGCTGGGCTGGCTGAGCAACGCTATGTTTTCAACGCAGTGCTATATATGTACTGTCAGTGTGCTcacatggaggatgcagcaaagGTATTTGAGAATGTGTCTGGTTTTGATGCATTCGCATTCAACTCAATGATAAATGGGTTTCTTGATCGGGGGCAACTGGATGGTTCATTTGGGATTGTGAGAAGTATGACTGGGGAGGTTGAGAAATGGGATTATGTGTCTTATGTCGCAGTTCTTGGGCATTGTGCTAGCATGAAGGACTTTGTGCTTGGGATTCAGGTGCATGCCCAGGCTTTGAAGAAGAGGCTAGAACTAAATGTGTATTTGGGGAGTGCACTTGTTGATATGTACGGGAAATGTGACCATGCTCATGATGCTAATCGTGCATTCGAGGTTCTGCCAGAAAAGAATGTTGTTTCTTGGACAGCTGTTATGACTGCTTACAACCAAAATGAGCTGTATGAAGATGCATTGCAATTGTTCTTGGACATGGAAATGGAAGGAGTTCAACCCAATGAGTTCACTTATGCTGTGGCTCTCAACAGCTGTGCTGGCCTTGCAGCCTTGAGAACTGGTAACACCCTTAGTGCCTGTGTTATGAAATCTGGGCATTGGGACCATCTGCTAGTCGGTAATGGCCTCATGAACATGTACTCAAAGAGTGGCAGCATTGAGGATGCGCACAGAGTCTTCATTTCCATGCCACTTCGTGATGTAGTCTCTTGGAATTTGATGATCACAGGCTATGCGCATCATGGCCTTGCAAGGGAAGCAATGGAAGCATTTCACAGTATGCTATCAGCAGCAGTGGTCCCGTCTTATGTCACCTTTGTTGGAGTATTGTCAGCTTGTGCTCAGTTGGGTCTTGTTGATGAAGCATTCTACTACTTGAATACTATGATGAAGGAAGTTGGAATTACACCTGGGAAGGAACATTATACTTGTATGGTTGGTTTGTTATGCAGAGTTGGACGGTTAGATGAGGCTGAGAGGTTCATAGTGAATAACTGCATTGGCACAGATGTTGTTGCATGGCGATCACTGCTAAGTTCTTGTCAGGTATATAAAAATTATGGTCTTGGTCATCGAGTAGCTGAACAGATTCTTCAGTTGGAGCCCAATGATATTGGAACCTATGTTTTACTCTCTAACATGTGTGCAAAAGCCAACCGATGGGATGGCGTTGTGAAGGTTCGTAAGCATATGAGGGAGAGGGGCGTTAGGAAGCCACCTGGTGTTAGTTGGATTCATGTGGGAAGTGATGTTCATGTTTTCACATCGGAGGAGAAGGTACATCCACAGATGGACCAAATCACTGAAAAACTTGAAGAGCTGATCGACCAGATAAAAGCTATCGGATATGTTCCAAACTTTGCAGTGGTCCTACATGATATTGAGGATGAACAAAAAGAGGAGCACCTTATGTATCATAGTGAGAAATTGGCTCTAGCCTTTGGCCTTCTTCACACACCTAAGGGTGCAACGATCCATATCATGAAAAACCTCAGGATATGTGATGATTGCCATGTTGCTATCAAACTCATATCAGTTGTCACTAGCAGGAAAATAGTTGTGAGGGATGCTGTTCGATTTCATTGTATAGAAGGTGGGGTTTGCTCATGCAATGATTATTGGTAA